The following proteins come from a genomic window of Triticum aestivum cultivar Chinese Spring chromosome 6A, IWGSC CS RefSeq v2.1, whole genome shotgun sequence:
- the LOC123132464 gene encoding uncharacterized protein isoform X2, producing MGKGDILILLLLGLVASNYMRECKLTPASTPKRSKGSSASTSPHRFASVHPVLSRRGNSDWFVVRIQHRWSRWSRENVAAQSLEVKKLVYSCLLYYPEKKEVYIWRISEGIYGHRGTKCRSLIFQRVERS from the exons AT GGGGAAGGGAGACATCCTCATCCTGCTGCTGCTCGGCCTGGTGGCATCGAACTACATGCGTGAATGCA AACTGACCCCCGCTTCGACGCCGAAAAGGTCGAAGGGATCAAGCGCCTCCACGTCTCCCCACAGGTTCGCTTCGGTTCATCCTGTCCTCTCACGCCGTGGAAATTCGGACTGGTTTGTTGTTCGCATTCAGCACCGGTGGTCAAGGTGGTCAAGAGAGAACGTGGCGGCGCAGTCGTTGGAGGTGAAGAAGCTCGTCTACTCCTGCCTCCTGTACTACCCCGAGAA GAAAGAAGTCTACATTTGGAGGATCTCAGAGGGGATATATGGCCATCGGGGAACTAAATGCCGAAGTTTGATCTTTCAGAGGGTGGAGCGATCCTAG
- the LOC123132464 gene encoding uncharacterized protein isoform X3, giving the protein MGKGDILILLLLGLVASNYMRECSRTDPRFDAEKVEGIKRLHVSPQVRFGSSCPLTPWKFGLVCCSHSAPVVKVVKRERGGAVVGGEEARLLLPPVLPREERSLHLEDLRGDIWPSGN; this is encoded by the exons AT GGGGAAGGGAGACATCCTCATCCTGCTGCTGCTCGGCCTGGTGGCATCGAACTACATGCGTGAATGCAGTAG AACTGACCCCCGCTTCGACGCCGAAAAGGTCGAAGGGATCAAGCGCCTCCACGTCTCCCCACAGGTTCGCTTCGGTTCATCCTGTCCTCTCACGCCGTGGAAATTCGGACTGGTTTGTTGTTCGCATTCAGCACCGGTGGTCAAGGTGGTCAAGAGAGAACGTGGCGGCGCAGTCGTTGGAGGTGAAGAAGCTCGTCTACTCCTGCCTCCTGTACTACCCCGAGAA GAAAGAAGTCTACATTTGGAGGATCTCAGAGGGGATATATGGCCATCGGGGAACTAA
- the LOC123132464 gene encoding uncharacterized protein isoform X1 — translation MIWTTKLAALRYLIRLINPALVSSSLNLYVSRGKGDILILLLLGLVASNYMRECKLTPASTPKRSKGSSASTSPHRFASVHPVLSRRGNSDWFVVRIQHRWSRWSRENVAAQSLEVKKLVYSCLLYYPEKKEVYIWRISEGIYGHRGTKCRSLIFQRVERS, via the exons ATGATTTGGACAACTAAGTTAGCAGCGCTACGCTACTTGATACGCTTAATAAACCCAGCTCTAGTCTCATCTAGTTTAAATCTTTATGTGAGCAGGGGGAAGGGAGACATCCTCATCCTGCTGCTGCTCGGCCTGGTGGCATCGAACTACATGCGTGAATGCA AACTGACCCCCGCTTCGACGCCGAAAAGGTCGAAGGGATCAAGCGCCTCCACGTCTCCCCACAGGTTCGCTTCGGTTCATCCTGTCCTCTCACGCCGTGGAAATTCGGACTGGTTTGTTGTTCGCATTCAGCACCGGTGGTCAAGGTGGTCAAGAGAGAACGTGGCGGCGCAGTCGTTGGAGGTGAAGAAGCTCGTCTACTCCTGCCTCCTGTACTACCCCGAGAA GAAAGAAGTCTACATTTGGAGGATCTCAGAGGGGATATATGGCCATCGGGGAACTAAATGCCGAAGTTTGATCTTTCAGAGGGTGGAGCGATCCTAG